From the genome of Globicephala melas chromosome 11, mGloMel1.2, whole genome shotgun sequence, one region includes:
- the DLK2 gene encoding protein delta homolog 2 isoform X4 — protein sequence MPGCQHGTCHQPWQCICHSGWAGKFCDKDEHICTTQSPCRNGGQCVYDGGGKYHCVCPPGFHGRDCERKAGPCEQAGSPCRNGGQCQDDQGFALNFTCRCLAGFVGARCEVNVDDCLMRPCANGATCLDGINRFSCLCPEGFAGRFCTINLDDCASHPCQRGARCRDRVHDFDCLCPSGYGGKTCELVLPVPDPATIADIPPGPTLAVVVPATGPVPHSGGAGLLRISVKEVVRRQEARLGESSLVAVVLFGAVTAALVLSTVLLTLRAWRRGVCPPGPCCYSAPHYAPAHQDQECQVSMLSAGLPLPPDLPPEPGKTTAL from the exons ATGCCTGGCTGCCAGCATGGTACCTGCCACCAGCCCTGGCAGTGCATCTGTCACAGTGGCTGGGCAGGCAAGTTCTGTGACAAAG ATGAGCACATCTGTACCACACAGTCCCCCTGCCGGAACGGAGGCCAGTGCGTATATGACGGGGGCGGCAAGTACCACTGTGTGTGCCCACCGGGCTTCCACGGGCGTGACTGTGAGCGCAAGGCCGGACCCTGTGAGCAGGCAGG CTCCCCGTGCCGGAATGGCGGGCAGTGCCAGGACGACCAGGGCTTCGCCCTCAACTTCACATGCCGCTGCTTGGCGGGCTTTGTGGGTGCCCGCTGTGAGGTGAACGTGGACGACTGTCTGATGCGGCCTTGTGCTAACGGCGCCACCTGCCTGGACGGCATCAACCGcttctcctgcctctgccctgaggGCTTTGCTGGGCGCTTCTGCACCATCAACCTGGATGACTGTGCCAGCCACCCATGCCAGAGAGGGGCCCGCTGTCGGGACCGGGTCCACGACTTTGACTGTCTCTGCCCAAGTGGCTATGGTGGCAAGACTTGTGAGCTAGTCTTACCCGTCCCAGATCCCGCCACCATAGCGGACATCCCCCCGGGGCCCACCTTGGCTGTGGTGGTACCTGCCACGGGGCCTGTTCCCCACAGCGGGGGCGCCGGTCTGCTGCGCATCTCCGTGAAGGAGGTAGTGCGGAGGCAAGAGGCCAGGCTGGGCGAATCCAGCCTGGTGGCCGTGGTGCTGTTTGGGGCTGTCACTGCCGCTCTGGTCCTGTCCACGGTGTTGCTGACCCTGAGGGCCTGGCGCCGGGGTGTCTGCCCCCCTGGACCCTGTTGCTACTCTGCCCCACACTATGCCCCGGCGCACCAGGACCAGGAGTGTCAGGTTAGCATGCTGTCGGCAGGGCTCCCCCTGCCGCCTGACTTGCCCCCTGAGCCTGGGAAGACCACAGCACTGTGA
- the DLK2 gene encoding protein delta homolog 2 isoform X1, protein MPLSPLGSLSLGTGICAAISASGRLPACAVPQVSARLAVRLSLPGPGLTMPSGCRCLHLVCLLCILGAPVKPARADDCSSHCDLAHGCCAPDGSCRCDPGWEGLHCERCVRMPGCQHGTCHQPWQCICHSGWAGKFCDKDEHICTTQSPCRNGGQCVYDGGGKYHCVCPPGFHGRDCERKAGPCEQAGSPCRNGGQCQDDQGFALNFTCRCLAGFVGARCEVNVDDCLMRPCANGATCLDGINRFSCLCPEGFAGRFCTINLDDCASHPCQRGARCRDRVHDFDCLCPSGYGGKTCELVLPVPDPATIADIPPGPTLAVVVPATGPVPHSGGAGLLRISVKEVVRRQEARLGESSLVAVVLFGAVTAALVLSTVLLTLRAWRRGVCPPGPCCYSAPHYAPAHQDQECQVSMLSAGLPLPPDLPPEPGKTTAL, encoded by the exons atgcccctctcccctctcggCTCGTTATCACTCGGAACCGGAATCTGTGCCGCTATCTCCGCGTCCGGCCGCCTCCCAGCCTGTGCCGTCCCACAGGTGTCCGCACGTCTGGCGGTCCGTCTGTCCCTCCCGGGGCCGGGGCTGACCATGCCCAGCGGCTGCCGCTGCCTACATCTCGTGTGCCTGTTGTGCATCCTGGGGGCACCCGTAAAGCCTGCCCGAG CTGATGACTGCAGCTCCCACTGTGACCTGGCCCACGGCTGCTGTGCGCCTGATGGCTCCTGCAG GTGTGACCCGGGCTGGGAGGGGCTGCACTGTGAGCGCTGTGTGAGGATGCCTGGCTGCCAGCATGGTACCTGCCACCAGCCCTGGCAGTGCATCTGTCACAGTGGCTGGGCAGGCAAGTTCTGTGACAAAG ATGAGCACATCTGTACCACACAGTCCCCCTGCCGGAACGGAGGCCAGTGCGTATATGACGGGGGCGGCAAGTACCACTGTGTGTGCCCACCGGGCTTCCACGGGCGTGACTGTGAGCGCAAGGCCGGACCCTGTGAGCAGGCAGG CTCCCCGTGCCGGAATGGCGGGCAGTGCCAGGACGACCAGGGCTTCGCCCTCAACTTCACATGCCGCTGCTTGGCGGGCTTTGTGGGTGCCCGCTGTGAGGTGAACGTGGACGACTGTCTGATGCGGCCTTGTGCTAACGGCGCCACCTGCCTGGACGGCATCAACCGcttctcctgcctctgccctgaggGCTTTGCTGGGCGCTTCTGCACCATCAACCTGGATGACTGTGCCAGCCACCCATGCCAGAGAGGGGCCCGCTGTCGGGACCGGGTCCACGACTTTGACTGTCTCTGCCCAAGTGGCTATGGTGGCAAGACTTGTGAGCTAGTCTTACCCGTCCCAGATCCCGCCACCATAGCGGACATCCCCCCGGGGCCCACCTTGGCTGTGGTGGTACCTGCCACGGGGCCTGTTCCCCACAGCGGGGGCGCCGGTCTGCTGCGCATCTCCGTGAAGGAGGTAGTGCGGAGGCAAGAGGCCAGGCTGGGCGAATCCAGCCTGGTGGCCGTGGTGCTGTTTGGGGCTGTCACTGCCGCTCTGGTCCTGTCCACGGTGTTGCTGACCCTGAGGGCCTGGCGCCGGGGTGTCTGCCCCCCTGGACCCTGTTGCTACTCTGCCCCACACTATGCCCCGGCGCACCAGGACCAGGAGTGTCAGGTTAGCATGCTGTCGGCAGGGCTCCCCCTGCCGCCTGACTTGCCCCCTGAGCCTGGGAAGACCACAGCACTGTGA
- the DLK2 gene encoding protein delta homolog 2 isoform X3 has translation MPSGCRCLHLVCLLCILGAPVKPARADDCSSHCDLAHGCCAPDGSCRCDPGWEGLHCERCVRMPGCQHGTCHQPWQCICHSGWAGKFCDKDEHICTTQSPCRNGGQCVYDGGGKYHCVCPPGFHGRDCERKAGPCEQAGSPCRNGGQCQDDQGFALNFTCRCLAGFVGARCEVNVDDCLMRPCANGATCLDGINRFSCLCPEGFAGRFCTINLDDCASHPCQRGARCRDRVHDFDCLCPSGYGGKTCELVLPVPDPATIADIPPGPTLAVVVPATGPVPHSGGAGLLRISVKEVVRRQEARLGESSLVAVVLFGAVTAALVLSTVLLTLRAWRRGVCPPGPCCYSAPHYAPAHQDQECQVSMLSAGLPLPPDLPPEPGKTTAL, from the exons ATGCCCAGCGGCTGCCGCTGCCTACATCTCGTGTGCCTGTTGTGCATCCTGGGGGCACCCGTAAAGCCTGCCCGAG CTGATGACTGCAGCTCCCACTGTGACCTGGCCCACGGCTGCTGTGCGCCTGATGGCTCCTGCAG GTGTGACCCGGGCTGGGAGGGGCTGCACTGTGAGCGCTGTGTGAGGATGCCTGGCTGCCAGCATGGTACCTGCCACCAGCCCTGGCAGTGCATCTGTCACAGTGGCTGGGCAGGCAAGTTCTGTGACAAAG ATGAGCACATCTGTACCACACAGTCCCCCTGCCGGAACGGAGGCCAGTGCGTATATGACGGGGGCGGCAAGTACCACTGTGTGTGCCCACCGGGCTTCCACGGGCGTGACTGTGAGCGCAAGGCCGGACCCTGTGAGCAGGCAGG CTCCCCGTGCCGGAATGGCGGGCAGTGCCAGGACGACCAGGGCTTCGCCCTCAACTTCACATGCCGCTGCTTGGCGGGCTTTGTGGGTGCCCGCTGTGAGGTGAACGTGGACGACTGTCTGATGCGGCCTTGTGCTAACGGCGCCACCTGCCTGGACGGCATCAACCGcttctcctgcctctgccctgaggGCTTTGCTGGGCGCTTCTGCACCATCAACCTGGATGACTGTGCCAGCCACCCATGCCAGAGAGGGGCCCGCTGTCGGGACCGGGTCCACGACTTTGACTGTCTCTGCCCAAGTGGCTATGGTGGCAAGACTTGTGAGCTAGTCTTACCCGTCCCAGATCCCGCCACCATAGCGGACATCCCCCCGGGGCCCACCTTGGCTGTGGTGGTACCTGCCACGGGGCCTGTTCCCCACAGCGGGGGCGCCGGTCTGCTGCGCATCTCCGTGAAGGAGGTAGTGCGGAGGCAAGAGGCCAGGCTGGGCGAATCCAGCCTGGTGGCCGTGGTGCTGTTTGGGGCTGTCACTGCCGCTCTGGTCCTGTCCACGGTGTTGCTGACCCTGAGGGCCTGGCGCCGGGGTGTCTGCCCCCCTGGACCCTGTTGCTACTCTGCCCCACACTATGCCCCGGCGCACCAGGACCAGGAGTGTCAGGTTAGCATGCTGTCGGCAGGGCTCCCCCTGCCGCCTGACTTGCCCCCTGAGCCTGGGAAGACCACAGCACTGTGA
- the DLK2 gene encoding protein delta homolog 2 isoform X2, producing the protein MPLSPLGSLSLGTGICAAISASGRLPACAVPQVSARLAVRLSLPGPGLTMPSGCRCLHLVCLLCILGAPVKPARADDCSSHCDLAHGCCAPDGSCRCDPGWEGLHCERCVRMPGCQHGTCHQPWQCICHSGWADEHICTTQSPCRNGGQCVYDGGGKYHCVCPPGFHGRDCERKAGPCEQAGSPCRNGGQCQDDQGFALNFTCRCLAGFVGARCEVNVDDCLMRPCANGATCLDGINRFSCLCPEGFAGRFCTINLDDCASHPCQRGARCRDRVHDFDCLCPSGYGGKTCELVLPVPDPATIADIPPGPTLAVVVPATGPVPHSGGAGLLRISVKEVVRRQEARLGESSLVAVVLFGAVTAALVLSTVLLTLRAWRRGVCPPGPCCYSAPHYAPAHQDQECQVSMLSAGLPLPPDLPPEPGKTTAL; encoded by the exons atgcccctctcccctctcggCTCGTTATCACTCGGAACCGGAATCTGTGCCGCTATCTCCGCGTCCGGCCGCCTCCCAGCCTGTGCCGTCCCACAGGTGTCCGCACGTCTGGCGGTCCGTCTGTCCCTCCCGGGGCCGGGGCTGACCATGCCCAGCGGCTGCCGCTGCCTACATCTCGTGTGCCTGTTGTGCATCCTGGGGGCACCCGTAAAGCCTGCCCGAG CTGATGACTGCAGCTCCCACTGTGACCTGGCCCACGGCTGCTGTGCGCCTGATGGCTCCTGCAG GTGTGACCCGGGCTGGGAGGGGCTGCACTGTGAGCGCTGTGTGAGGATGCCTGGCTGCCAGCATGGTACCTGCCACCAGCCCTGGCAGTGCATCTGTCACAGTGGCTGGGCAG ATGAGCACATCTGTACCACACAGTCCCCCTGCCGGAACGGAGGCCAGTGCGTATATGACGGGGGCGGCAAGTACCACTGTGTGTGCCCACCGGGCTTCCACGGGCGTGACTGTGAGCGCAAGGCCGGACCCTGTGAGCAGGCAGG CTCCCCGTGCCGGAATGGCGGGCAGTGCCAGGACGACCAGGGCTTCGCCCTCAACTTCACATGCCGCTGCTTGGCGGGCTTTGTGGGTGCCCGCTGTGAGGTGAACGTGGACGACTGTCTGATGCGGCCTTGTGCTAACGGCGCCACCTGCCTGGACGGCATCAACCGcttctcctgcctctgccctgaggGCTTTGCTGGGCGCTTCTGCACCATCAACCTGGATGACTGTGCCAGCCACCCATGCCAGAGAGGGGCCCGCTGTCGGGACCGGGTCCACGACTTTGACTGTCTCTGCCCAAGTGGCTATGGTGGCAAGACTTGTGAGCTAGTCTTACCCGTCCCAGATCCCGCCACCATAGCGGACATCCCCCCGGGGCCCACCTTGGCTGTGGTGGTACCTGCCACGGGGCCTGTTCCCCACAGCGGGGGCGCCGGTCTGCTGCGCATCTCCGTGAAGGAGGTAGTGCGGAGGCAAGAGGCCAGGCTGGGCGAATCCAGCCTGGTGGCCGTGGTGCTGTTTGGGGCTGTCACTGCCGCTCTGGTCCTGTCCACGGTGTTGCTGACCCTGAGGGCCTGGCGCCGGGGTGTCTGCCCCCCTGGACCCTGTTGCTACTCTGCCCCACACTATGCCCCGGCGCACCAGGACCAGGAGTGTCAGGTTAGCATGCTGTCGGCAGGGCTCCCCCTGCCGCCTGACTTGCCCCCTGAGCCTGGGAAGACCACAGCACTGTGA